The stretch of DNA ATGCTACGCACCTACACCGGAGTGTTTTTTCATATTCCAATATCATGAGATTATATAGGTCTCTCACATTTTTATGGAATTTaacatatatgttgatgatccaATTTCTATCATTTGATTATATCATAAGGAGATAAATACTTCGAGTATAGCATAGAATAATCCCTGAGTTGGCATGAATTTGGCTAGATTGAACTCGGTTATCTGAAACATGTACGCTAATATCATTTTGTTTCTTTTGTTGAGAAAAAAGGTGATACAGTTGATTCTGAAAcctataaattaaatatacaaaaATTCATGCATGATGATTCAAAATACTAAAGGAGATGTTTTTGGTGGAAGTTCAAACACATTCGTCGTACTCGAACATGCCCAAACCAAGCATTATTCAATCTCAAGGTAAACATAGTTCTTAAAAGGAGAGGTAATGAAATCAACAGACCAAAATCATACGTTTAATAGTTTGATGATTAAGATGGCCACCCACCCTGCATTATTCGGTTAATGAGATCCTACCCATGTGGACATTGCCCCCATGAGAGGATGGATGGCCAAGATCTTGCcaaacatacaatttcaaaaaaaaattgtgggtcctacatatgcatggacaaatcttgaccatccatcctatcatggggGTAATGCCCACataggtaggatgaaataaaccgcATTATTCCTTTTTTCACCCTTTAATGATATTTCCAAGAAATTACAATAGAAATTAGGCTCTTTTTGTCATTTCTTGAATGAATTGGAATCAATTTTGAAAAACCAAGAATCATTCAGCGAATAGTGAATAACAGGTTCTGTTGGTCCTATAGTTGATACCAGCAGACAAGCCTAAACATGTCGTGTTCCCCATTTCAGTCCACATCGAGGATGTTTCATGCTACGCCAGAGGATTTTGGTTATAGGGAGAGATTTTTCATTTAGAGATTAGGCACCACTTTGATTCAGATGAGAAGGATTTGATAATAAATCGAAGTATAAAGAGAGCTGTTTATTGGCATATGATCTGTCCCAAAACCATGGGGATCAAAGATGTGTCTAATGAAACATATTCACACGATACAGAGGACAAAAAAGGAACAGAAAAAGGTTCCATCAGAAAGTTTGATCAAAGGTAACATCGTTTGGGCGAGCTACTACTAGATGTAACAACAACATCGTACTGATCAGGTCAAGGAACTGTAAGCCGACCTCCCTTTTGTCCCAACGACTTCCAACAACATCGTACTGATCAGGTCAAGGAACTGTAAGCCGACCACCCTTTTGTCCCAACGACTTCCAAGACGCTTCAAGCTGCATCAGATTTAGTTTATCGACGAAACGTTCTAAAATTTCTGCCTCTTCCTCCGGTGCAAATGCCATGCAGATACTAAGCTCTTGGACCGCCTCCTCGTATTCTCTGTAAGGGTTAAAACTTGTATTGTAGAAACTCGGGAAATTGTCACAACTGCAGAGAGATGACCCAAATATAACAGGCCCCACGTTCATACCTGTTATAGTACAGCATCATGCCGAAGTCACGTCTCAGAGCCCAATTATGCGGTTGAAGTATAAGCAATCTCTCGGAAGCCATGAGCGCAAGCCTAGAAAGTGAAGAACATATAAACGCAGGGTAACACACAAATTACAGGACATATTTTCTTGACCCAAGGAAAGGTACAACACTACGAAAACAGGGAAAAAAGACCAAAAGTTTCATGGCCTCCACCAGCCACGAGCAAATGTCAAGTGAAACAATTATGATACGACTAATCAGTTTCAAAATCTTACTTCAAATATAAGAGTAATagaattataatataatatgttatgATAAATCCTCTCATGgttagattttaatattttgagAGAATTCTATGAGTCTGAATTCACAATATCCTCATTCTCAGGCCAATCTTGTGATATATGCATCTCAACCTGTAGGATAAGACAAATAGGCACCTGTAATATCAGAACACATAGAGGACAATAGCAATCAAGATATATAGAGAGTGCAGTGATGCGCTACCTCAGCTCCTGAGGGCGCAACAAAGGCACATTTGAACCCCAGACATTATTGAACTTGTCTTCAGATTTATGAAACGGCCTTAGTGGAGAAGTCAGCATCAACCCATAATTCAGTTTCGAAGCACGCTTCCAGTAGAGTCTCTGCAATACATATTTAGTTTTTTATTTTGGTGGACAGAAGCATACTATATTTTGAGTCATTTCTCGCGCATAATGCAATAAATCCAAGTATAAAACAACATGAACTAAAAGTAAAGACTCACGATTAAATTGGCCAAAGAAATTCCGATGATGTCTCGATTTGTTGCGATATCCAGCCCCAAAAGTGAGTTGCTGTTAATGTCTGAGGCCTTAGATCGAGGGTCCTCAACACACTTTCCGTTAACAATCCCGAACAAGCTATGTCCAGAGGTTGTTCTGAATAATTCCTACATATTAAGAGTTAGCTATCAGATCCTGTAACCAAAAAAATACTGTTACGTCAATATATCCCCACCCATACACGCAAATAGTCAAAAGTTGGCATCTAGGATTAGGATGtgttaaaagatttaatttattggCACAATTTGCAATaacttttagaaaaaaaaaacgtCCCGTTGTACAATTATGCGTGACTAAACACAAGTTATCATATGGGATAACCTCTACATGCCAAGGATTGAGAGTGAAATTAACATACCTCAGGGTTCTTAGTTGGGGGCCATATCAAAAAATCTTCCCCAACTCGAGATCCCACAATGGTCAGATTAAGTCGTCGGCAAACTTCGATGTAAATCACACTTAGCAAAATTGCTGTCAAAATTACACTCGCAAATTTAGTGGAAATCTTTTGAATTCTAACCGTGAACATATCAGAAGTAAGACAATTCACATAAAGTAGGGAATATAATGGTTTTCAAACATGGACTAATGGATCTATACCGCTGGCGCATCCAGAGCTTAATACAGTGTGCAAGTACAAGCACTTTGAATCTACTAGAACAGGTGACCTTCTGAAACCTCTCAATTCAAAAAGAACTTTGTTCACCGCACCCAAAACTTCTACTAAATCGCATCCTATCTCTCTCGACACAAGTTCGGCTTCGACTTCCCTTGATATGGCATCTAGCTCGGTCAGCCACCCATTCACATTCTTTCCAGCTATTGGCATAGATTCCACACAGTTCCACGATTGCACGTTAGATGGTGATGTCATCTCTCTTCTTTCATTAAGGATTGAGTGGGCGTCAATTTCACGGTTGAAAGCCAACAACGCCTCATCTTCAACAGCCACATAAAGCAAAGCCTAAAGAACCAATTCCGAGTGAAGCAACGGAATCAACAACAGCAAACCAAACCATTTAATACAAAACCCCAAAAAAATAGCTTTTTTACAATCCATCAAACTTAGTAAAAAGCATCTTGGGTCGTTTTTGCTAGCATAATGCTATAAGCCCAAGAGGGAAAACCAAATCCAAAATACTAGTGTATCATTAGATGTAAGAAATTCTCAAACTTGTGGATCATTCTACAATTGCTTGTAGAAGCAATTACTCCAATCATAGAGCATTAATAATCTTGAATAAAACTAGCAAAAGAATATGGCAAGATCACCTTTGCAAGTGAGATATCTTTGTCCTTGGACTGCAAACATATCTCCCGAGTAAATTTATCTCTCGCAGCCTCAAGAATCTGACATATCATAAATATAGTAATCAAGGTTTCACGTAATTTGACAACCATAAACACGAGGGGATATAAAATTTAAGTTTCATTCTGGTTTCAACAAAAGAGGATATCGAGAGAAACTAATTCAACCTCCTTGTATAAATTGGCCCTTGACGAATTATACGATAAGGCTGATACTGCCAGAGTACAAGAAGCCAGATGAGAAACGCTCGTATTCATCTTTTTAACTGCAGCATTTCTAGCTGTTTTAGCAGTCATATAGTTGAATTTCCCTTTGCCGTCACTCCAACATCCATGGATACAATCAAAAGCATACCTGATGATGCTAAGTTAAACTCACATTCAACGCATCTATATAAAATCCTCCATAGCAATCAATTGTATGTTATGTCACAAAAAATCCATCAAAACCCATTGAATTCTTGAACTCAAAGTCAAAATGACGATTTTACCTGCCAAAAGTTCCCAAAGAAGGCATAGCGACACAAGATGCGTCAATCCCACCAGTAATCATCATCTGCTGGTTACCAAACCCAGGTAAAGAAACACACATCATTCTTCAATTTCCCATTAAATGATTAGGACAGGGCAATCTTTAAACCTCCCAACAATCGCACATGTCGACACAAGACCAAATTTTCTAGAAATTTCTCTTCAAAAGCCCCAGCTTCTcaagaaaagaaaacaaacaaaacaaaacaaacggTTGCAGAGATTAATCTCAAAAGGAGACAGCTGTTGTTATGAAAC from Primulina eburnea isolate SZY01 chromosome 6, ASM2296580v1, whole genome shotgun sequence encodes:
- the LOC140834498 gene encoding uncharacterized protein isoform X1, which codes for MMCVSLPGFGNQQMMITGGIDASCVAMPSLGTFGRYAFDCIHGCWSDGKGKFNYMTAKTARNAAVKKMNTSVSHLASCTLAVSALSYNSSRANLYKEILEAARDKFTREICLQSKDKDISLAKALLYVAVEDEALLAFNREIDAHSILNERREMTSPSNVQSWNCVESMPIAGKNVNGWLTELDAISREVEAELVSREIGCDLVEVLGAVNKVLFELRGFRRSPVLVDSKCLYLHTVLSSGCASAILLSVIYIEVCRRLNLTIVGSRVGEDFLIWPPTKNPEELFRTTSGHSLFGIVNGKCVEDPRSKASDINSNSLLGLDIATNRDIIGISLANLIRLYWKRASKLNYGLMLTSPLRPFHKSEDKFNNVWGSNVPLLRPQELRLALMASERLLILQPHNWALRRDFGMMLYYNREYEEAVQELSICMAFAPEEEAEILERFVDKLNLMQLEASWKSLGQKGGRLTVP
- the LOC140834498 gene encoding uncharacterized protein isoform X2; this encodes MMCVSLPGFGNQQMMITGGIDASCVAMPSLGTFGRYAFDCIHGCWSDGKGKFNYMTAKTARNAAVKKMNTSVSHLASCTLAVSALSYNSSRANLYKEILEAARDKFTREICLQSKDKDISLAKALLYVAVEDEALLAFNREIDAHSILNERREMTSPSNVQSWNCVESMPIAGKNVNGWLTELDAISREVEAELVSREIGCDLVEVLGAVNKVLFELRGFRRSPVLVDSKCLYLHTVLSSGCASAILLSVIYIEVCRRLNLTIVGSRVGEDFLIWPPTKNPEELFRTTSGHSLFGIVNGKCVEDPRSKASDINSNSLLGLDIATNRDIIGISLANLIRLYWKRASKLNYGLMLTSPLRPFHKSEDKFNNVWGSNVPLLRPQELRLRCIYHKIGLRMRIL